In Hyphomicrobiales bacterium, a genomic segment contains:
- a CDS encoding aspartate-semialdehyde dehydrogenase, translated as MGFKVAIAGATGNVGREMLDILFERGFPADEVVPLASSRSVGTEVSYGDQTLKVKALENYDFADTDICLMSAGGSISKEWAPKIGKQGCVVIDNSSAFRYDPDVPLIVPEVNADAAAGFTKRNIIANPNCSTAQLVVALKPLHEKAKIKRVVVSTYQSVSGAGKEASDELFTQTRAVFVSDPIENNKFPKRIAFNVIPHIDVFLDDGFTKEEWKMVAETKKMLDPKIKLTATCVRVPVFVGHAEAVNIEFEDEITADEARDILREAPGCLVVDKREDGGYITPYEATGEDATYISRIREDSTVENGLALWVVSDNLRKGAALNTVQIAEVLVNRGLITPKAEAA; from the coding sequence ATGGGTTTTAAAGTTGCTATCGCAGGCGCTACCGGCAATGTCGGACGCGAAATGCTTGATATTCTGTTTGAGCGTGGTTTTCCAGCCGATGAAGTGGTGCCACTCGCATCAAGCCGCAGTGTGGGAACCGAAGTTTCCTATGGCGATCAAACGCTCAAAGTGAAAGCGCTAGAAAATTATGACTTCGCTGACACCGACATTTGTTTGATGTCTGCTGGTGGTTCTATTTCAAAGGAATGGGCACCAAAAATCGGCAAGCAGGGATGTGTCGTGATCGATAATTCATCTGCCTTCAGATATGACCCTGATGTGCCGTTGATTGTACCTGAAGTAAACGCAGACGCTGCAGCAGGTTTCACAAAACGCAACATCATTGCCAATCCCAATTGTTCGACCGCACAACTTGTGGTGGCCTTAAAACCATTGCACGAAAAAGCAAAAATCAAGCGGGTTGTTGTCTCCACCTATCAGTCTGTTTCAGGTGCCGGCAAGGAGGCATCCGATGAATTGTTCACCCAGACCCGTGCGGTCTTTGTGTCTGATCCCATTGAGAACAATAAATTTCCAAAACGTATCGCGTTCAACGTAATACCGCATATTGACGTTTTCCTTGATGATGGCTTCACCAAAGAAGAATGGAAAATGGTGGCTGAGACCAAAAAAATGCTCGACCCTAAAATCAAGCTCACCGCCACATGCGTGCGGGTGCCTGTTTTTGTTGGTCATGCGGAAGCCGTGAACATCGAATTTGAAGATGAGATCACCGCGGATGAAGCGCGCGATATCCTGCGTGAAGCCCCTGGCTGTCTGGTCGTCGACAAGCGCGAAGATGGTGGCTATATCACGCCTTATGAAGCAACCGGTGAAGATGCCACCTATATCTCCCGTATCCGCGAAGATTCAACCGTGGAAAATGGTTTGGCCCTTTGGGTCGTCTCCGATAATCTACGCAAGGGTGCTGCGCTAAATACGGTTCAAATTGCAGAAGTACTTGTAAATCGCGGCTTGATAACGCCTAAAGCAGAAGCTGCTTAA